A window of Ipomoea triloba cultivar NCNSP0323 chromosome 2, ASM357664v1 contains these coding sequences:
- the LOC116010853 gene encoding protein FAR1-RELATED SEQUENCE 9-like, giving the protein MLYVIKDEHNTVYSVQYKLADFSAACSCKLFLKMGLVCRHIILVFKDAQLQTLPPQYVVGRWCKHSNAARCSELAAVSSSNGSRINLLWGEINTCVGMVGSNDGRHTRLLQVMKDLTAEFLNDGSGSDMVKGNTAAIATLCGVSPPQNISIKPPAQAKNKGSGKRIKSKRELAMEARARGERKCVACGLYGRHDSRNCVIVPRVRTDKKAASKRRSKQ; this is encoded by the coding sequence ATGTTGTATGTCATTAAAGACGAGCACAACACGGTTTACAGTGTCCAATACAAGCTCGCTGATTTTAGTGCAGCGTGTAGTTGCAAGTTATTCCTGAAAATGGGTTTAGTTTGCAGGCATataattttggttttcaaaGATGCCCAATTACAGACCCTGCCACCCCAATATGTGGTTGGTAGATGGTGCAAACACAGCAATGCCGCGCGATGTAGTGAATTGGCTGCCGTGAGCAGTTCCAACGGGTCGCGTATAAACTTATTGTGGGGCGAGATCAACACGTGCGTGGGAATGGTGGGTAGCAACGATGGGCGACACACCCGTTTGTTACAAGTAATGAAAGATCTGACAGCTGAATTCCTAAATGATGGGTCGGGCAGTGATATGGTAAAGGGCAACACCGCTGCTATTGCGACATTGTGTGGTGTTAGTCCTCCGCAGAATATATCCATCAAACCCCCAGCACAGGCAAAGAACAAAGGCAGCGGGAAACGTATCAAAAGCAAGCGAGAGTTAGCTATGGAGGCTAGGGCACGGGGCGAGCGTAAGTGCGTGGCATGTGGTTTATATGGGCGTCATGACAGTCGAAATTGTGTTATTGTCCCACGTGTTCGAACCGATAAAAAGGCCGCCTCTAAACGAAGGTCCAAACAATAA